The following are from one region of the Sandaracinus amylolyticus genome:
- a CDS encoding serine/threonine-protein kinase, protein MGTLIESRGRRFGRYVLLGHLADGGMASVYLAQLRGNNQFAKWAALKVVHPRHAGNERFRKMFITEARIVAQIDHPNVATVFDCGEDSGTYYLAMEYLSGQTLRKVAQQAVLRDRPVPLPLAARIIADAASGLHAAHELKNDHGDSAGIVHRDVSPHNIFVLYSGGTKIMDFGIAFSNERSDDEHTEIDELKGKIAYMSPEQLQRFPIDRRSDVFSLGIVLWELVSGSRLFKRRTEGEVALALMRGEIEAPSTVRHDCPPELDRIVLKALARKPEDRYETCADFAADLEEFIISTGRAAGAQMVREYMHELFADEIEEHSTSLRKASEIVKQVESSELELTTTASQDAPTIEVASVRPPQRGSRPIVWLAAGVVIAASALGVWRALQWVETADVAAAGSTPAVHVASPPEPEPEAAPALDAEGAEEVAAAVADDVEPAGEVEDEELAAPEASEGRARRPRGRGAQRAPTSVRETAAAAPAREAPREATVERAPSASTASASGPRPMTEFE, encoded by the coding sequence AAGTGGGCCGCGCTCAAGGTCGTGCACCCGCGGCACGCCGGCAACGAGCGCTTCCGCAAGATGTTCATCACCGAGGCGCGCATCGTCGCGCAGATCGATCACCCGAACGTCGCGACGGTGTTCGACTGCGGTGAGGACAGCGGCACGTATTACCTCGCGATGGAGTACCTGAGCGGGCAGACCTTGCGGAAGGTCGCCCAGCAGGCGGTGCTCCGCGATCGCCCGGTCCCGCTGCCGCTCGCGGCGCGCATCATCGCCGACGCGGCGAGCGGCCTGCACGCGGCGCACGAGCTCAAGAACGACCACGGCGACAGCGCCGGGATCGTCCACCGCGACGTGTCGCCCCACAACATCTTCGTGCTCTACAGCGGCGGCACGAAGATCATGGACTTCGGCATCGCGTTCTCGAACGAGCGCAGCGACGACGAGCACACCGAGATCGACGAGCTCAAGGGCAAGATCGCGTACATGTCCCCGGAGCAGCTGCAGCGCTTCCCGATCGATCGCCGCAGCGACGTCTTCTCGCTCGGCATCGTGCTCTGGGAGCTCGTCAGCGGGAGCCGTCTCTTCAAGCGACGCACCGAGGGCGAGGTCGCGCTCGCGCTGATGCGCGGCGAGATCGAGGCGCCGTCGACGGTTCGCCACGACTGCCCGCCCGAGCTCGATCGCATCGTGCTCAAGGCGCTCGCGCGGAAGCCCGAGGATCGCTACGAGACGTGCGCGGACTTCGCGGCGGACCTCGAGGAGTTCATCATCTCGACGGGCCGCGCGGCGGGCGCGCAGATGGTCCGCGAGTACATGCACGAGCTCTTCGCCGACGAGATCGAGGAGCACTCGACCTCGCTCCGCAAGGCGAGCGAGATCGTGAAGCAGGTCGAGTCGTCGGAGCTCGAGCTGACGACGACGGCGTCGCAGGACGCGCCGACGATCGAGGTCGCGTCGGTGCGCCCGCCCCAGCGCGGCTCGAGGCCGATCGTGTGGCTCGCGGCGGGCGTCGTGATCGCGGCGTCGGCGCTCGGGGTGTGGCGCGCGCTGCAGTGGGTCGAGACGGCGGATGTGGCCGCGGCAGGCTCCACCCCGGCGGTCCACGTCGCGAGCCCGCCGGAGCCGGAGCCCGAGGCTGCGCCCGCGCTGGATGCCGAGGGCGCCGAGGAGGTCGCGGCGGCCGTCGCCGACGACGTGGAGCCGGCGGGCGAGGTCGAGGACGAGGAGCTCGCGGCGCCCGAGGCGAGCGAGGGACGGGCTCGCCGTCCGCGCGGCCGCGGCGCCCAGCGCGCTCCGACGAGCGTGCGCGAGACCGCCGCCGCTGCGCCGGCTCGCGAGGCGCCTCGTGAAGCGACCGTGGAGCGAGCGCCGAGCGCCTCGACGGCCTCGGCCTCCGGACCGCGCCCGATGACCGAGTTCGAGTGA
- a CDS encoding thioredoxin family protein has translation MRPLLLLVIVAALVGCGSAVTSSRGPETASRAATSSEIVGTTSRAEIEAALPAWRDAIVSADVEDDTARALASVPPGAEVDVYLGTWCGDSRREITRLFRALELAPEPRPFTLSFVGVDRAKHAPELPADLGLRFVPTIVVRRDGVEVGRIVESAPRGIERELLDLLTGARTGVITARTDL, from the coding sequence GTGCGCCCTCTTCTGCTTCTGGTGATCGTCGCTGCGCTCGTCGGCTGCGGCTCGGCCGTGACGTCCTCGCGCGGGCCCGAGACCGCATCGCGCGCCGCGACCTCGAGCGAGATCGTCGGCACCACCTCGCGCGCCGAGATCGAAGCCGCGCTGCCGGCGTGGCGCGACGCGATCGTGTCCGCCGACGTCGAGGACGACACCGCGCGCGCCCTCGCGAGCGTGCCGCCCGGCGCCGAGGTGGACGTGTACCTCGGCACGTGGTGCGGCGACTCTCGACGCGAGATCACGCGCCTGTTCCGAGCGCTCGAGCTCGCGCCCGAGCCGCGCCCGTTCACCCTCTCGTTCGTCGGGGTCGATCGCGCGAAGCACGCGCCGGAGCTGCCCGCGGACCTCGGGCTGCGCTTCGTGCCGACGATCGTGGTGCGGCGCGACGGCGTCGAGGTCGGTCGGATCGTCGAGAGCGCGCCGCGCGGCATCGAGCGCGAGCTGCTCGATCTCCTGACCGGCGCGCGCACCGGCGTGATCACCGCGCGCACCGACTTGTG